In Gordonia phthalatica, one genomic interval encodes:
- a CDS encoding LysR family transcriptional regulator: MDRWMVEFAPQLTALVELGAQSGSMTATAEALGVAQSSISRRLHALESALGVPLLIRDGRTVRLTSQAESLIADCAGPLAALERAVTRATAAADPESGTVRFGFPLTMGAGAVPELLAAFHHRHPRIHLELKQAHGAELVADLEAGALDLAITIPPAEHLRHRELGEQEIVLAVPERHRLASRAAVDLADLAGEVFIANPPSYNLRHLTEAWCREAGFHPDVAIEITEFTTIRELVERGLGVALLPRAATTDVGIVEIPVSSPQLRRSAAMAWPTDVTTPAVDLLAAFLLDEFGGLSTA, encoded by the coding sequence ATGGATAGGTGGATGGTCGAGTTCGCACCTCAGCTGACCGCGCTGGTGGAACTCGGTGCACAGTCCGGATCGATGACCGCGACCGCCGAGGCGCTCGGAGTGGCGCAGTCGTCGATCAGTCGGCGCCTGCACGCGCTGGAATCGGCCCTCGGCGTCCCGCTGCTCATCCGCGACGGCCGCACCGTGCGGCTCACGTCGCAGGCGGAGTCGTTGATCGCTGACTGCGCAGGTCCACTCGCCGCCCTCGAACGCGCGGTGACACGTGCGACGGCCGCCGCTGATCCGGAGTCGGGGACGGTGCGATTCGGCTTCCCGCTCACGATGGGGGCAGGGGCGGTGCCGGAACTCCTCGCGGCTTTCCACCATCGTCACCCGCGCATTCATCTGGAACTGAAGCAGGCGCACGGGGCCGAACTGGTCGCGGACCTGGAGGCGGGCGCTCTCGACCTCGCGATCACGATTCCGCCCGCCGAGCATCTGCGGCATCGGGAGCTGGGGGAGCAGGAGATCGTGCTCGCCGTGCCCGAGCGACACCGATTGGCGTCCCGGGCCGCAGTGGACCTCGCGGATCTCGCCGGAGAAGTGTTCATCGCGAATCCGCCGTCGTACAACCTGAGGCACCTGACCGAGGCGTGGTGTCGAGAGGCTGGATTCCACCCCGACGTCGCGATCGAGATCACCGAGTTCACCACGATCCGCGAGCTCGTCGAACGCGGACTCGGAGTCGCGCTGCTGCCGCGGGCGGCAACCACCGATGTCGGGATCGTCGAGATTCCGGTGTCGTCACCGCAGCTGCGACGATCGGCCGCCATGGCGTGGCCGACGGACGTGACGACGCCGGCGGTCGACCTCCTGGCCGCCTTCCTGCTCGATGAGTTCGGTGGCCTCTCGACGGCGTGA
- a CDS encoding malate:quinone oxidoreductase produces MRIRHDNRSGSTRSHDLGSVDVALIGGGIMSATLASMLGELAPDWRVVVLEQADRLATESSDPWNNAGTGHSGFCELNYMPDPDDAAKPVEMARQFLLTRQWWSHLADRGAIKPDSFVHGTPHLSVVFGDDDRSYLQRRHRTMRRSPLFRDLQYSEDRDQIAAWAPLVMAGRADDETVTATRHAAGTDVDFGALTASLLAASGAHVLTGHEVTRIARRDDGVEISGRCDRRDFRVRARHIFVGAGGQALRMLQQAKAREVRGYGVLPVGAAFLRCSDPAVAAQHDGKVYGQAPIGAPPMSVPHLDHRTVDGLDHLMFGPYATFSTKLLKHGRLTDFFATLRPSNLWTVMSAGATNLSLVRFLVSELLASPRRRFRQLQRYYPTAHRDDWELIPAGQRAQLVTPGPRGIGVLQQGTELITTSDGDMSGLLGASPGASTAVPIMVDLLGRCFPDQWAAGWEAALNSAIPGLAVTEWTDEAVAQATASTAQSLGLAAASVGVMSTEALG; encoded by the coding sequence ATGCGTATTCGTCACGACAACCGGTCCGGCTCGACGCGCTCTCACGATCTGGGTTCGGTCGACGTCGCCCTGATCGGCGGCGGCATCATGTCGGCGACCCTGGCGTCGATGCTCGGCGAGCTGGCACCCGACTGGCGCGTCGTCGTCCTGGAGCAGGCCGACCGGCTCGCCACCGAGAGCAGCGACCCGTGGAACAACGCGGGCACCGGCCACTCCGGATTCTGCGAGCTCAACTACATGCCGGACCCCGACGACGCCGCCAAACCCGTTGAGATGGCACGCCAGTTCCTCCTCACTCGTCAGTGGTGGTCACACCTCGCCGACCGTGGCGCGATCAAGCCCGACTCGTTCGTCCACGGCACTCCGCACCTGTCCGTCGTCTTCGGCGACGACGATCGCTCCTACCTGCAGCGACGCCACCGCACCATGCGACGGTCACCGCTGTTCCGCGACCTGCAGTATTCGGAGGACCGCGACCAGATCGCCGCCTGGGCACCGCTGGTCATGGCGGGCCGCGCGGATGACGAGACCGTCACCGCCACCCGACACGCGGCGGGCACCGATGTCGACTTCGGGGCGCTGACCGCGTCGCTTCTCGCCGCGTCCGGCGCCCATGTCCTCACCGGACACGAGGTCACGCGCATCGCTCGCCGCGACGACGGCGTCGAGATCTCAGGCCGGTGCGATCGGCGTGATTTCCGTGTGCGCGCCCGGCACATCTTCGTCGGCGCGGGCGGTCAGGCGCTGCGGATGCTGCAACAGGCGAAGGCACGCGAGGTCCGCGGCTACGGTGTGCTGCCGGTCGGTGCGGCGTTCCTGCGGTGCAGTGATCCGGCCGTAGCCGCGCAGCACGACGGCAAGGTCTACGGGCAGGCGCCGATCGGTGCTCCCCCGATGTCGGTGCCGCACCTCGACCATCGGACCGTCGACGGACTCGACCACCTGATGTTCGGTCCGTACGCGACGTTCAGCACCAAACTCCTCAAGCACGGCAGGCTGACCGACTTCTTCGCGACGCTGCGGCCGTCGAATCTGTGGACCGTGATGTCCGCCGGTGCGACCAACCTGAGCCTGGTGCGGTTCCTGGTCTCCGAACTGCTGGCGAGCCCGCGACGCCGGTTCCGTCAGCTGCAGCGGTACTACCCCACCGCACACCGCGACGATTGGGAACTGATCCCCGCAGGCCAGCGCGCACAACTGGTGACTCCCGGCCCGCGCGGAATCGGCGTTCTGCAGCAGGGCACGGAACTGATCACCACGTCGGACGGTGACATGTCCGGGTTGCTCGGCGCCTCACCCGGCGCATCGACGGCGGTGCCGATCATGGTGGACCTGCTCGGCCGCTGCTTCCCCGATCAGTGGGCGGCCGGATGGGAGGCCGCGCTCAACAGCGCGATCCCCGGCCTGGCCGTGACCGAGTGGACCGACGAGGCGGTGGCGCAGGCGACCGCGTCGACGGCTCAGTCGTTGGGGTTGGCGGCCGCGTCCGTGGGCGTCATGAGCACGGAGGCGCTTGGATAG
- a CDS encoding nuclear transport factor 2 family protein encodes MTDPRIDALVERVERLEAEADIRRLQARYMFLCDTPCPEFDVTDDTARIDRIMDLYAEDAVWEGVGEYYDGQFGRAEGKQAVREHFERFWSADREPGLLLNAHYLTSEQIHVDGRTAEGQWIHMQPWLFTDGSAILRSSRLNNAFRKVGDRWAITRTRTENVFIADLPDGFASSYPSASVLMTPTDAAANPND; translated from the coding sequence ATGACCGACCCCCGGATCGATGCACTCGTCGAGCGGGTCGAGAGGCTGGAGGCCGAGGCCGACATCCGACGCTTGCAGGCGCGGTACATGTTCCTGTGCGACACCCCTTGCCCGGAGTTCGACGTCACCGACGACACGGCGCGGATCGACCGAATCATGGACCTGTACGCCGAGGATGCCGTGTGGGAGGGCGTCGGCGAATACTACGACGGACAGTTCGGCCGAGCCGAGGGCAAGCAGGCCGTCCGCGAGCACTTCGAACGGTTCTGGAGCGCCGACCGAGAGCCGGGTCTGCTGCTGAACGCCCACTATCTGACGTCGGAGCAGATCCACGTCGACGGTCGGACCGCCGAGGGGCAGTGGATTCACATGCAGCCGTGGCTGTTCACCGACGGCTCGGCGATTCTCCGGTCAAGCCGCCTCAACAACGCCTTCCGGAAGGTCGGCGACCGGTGGGCGATCACCCGCACGCGCACGGAGAACGTCTTCATCGCCGACCTCCCGGACGGGTTCGCGTCCAGCTATCCAAGCGCCTCCGTGCTCATGACGCCCACGGACGCGGCCGCCAACCCCAACGACTGA
- a CDS encoding flavin reductase family protein codes for MTALKDKTGLAEPQIDPLLFRDVMGHYPTGVVVVTGRDDDGDVLAMVVGTFSSVSMDPPLVSFMPMKTSKTFERMRECDSLCVNILCGEQEATVMTVARRWENKLDGIDWFESPSGDPVLADSVAWIDTRMHDIVEAGDHWIALCEVVDMAVTNPVSPLIFFQGGYGSFVCTSLMARMDHEILPAIHTAHGVRPHVEELADDIGCEVTVYTTVSDDEMATVLSVTAPGIDRERGLARRIPIVPPIGDSYVFAQPAEVQEGWLGKLRDADDAERNLHRARLDFLREHGYALSFLPDVEGQAAYQGMLDATRQYEKGRLTPAEERRIRQSIRDTAVDYGIHSLDDDESYDIGSVVLPVRDQHGQYTMTLRLAQLPSRTSGREIGYWLRRARVVVDLLEGAARGDQR; via the coding sequence ATGACTGCACTGAAAGACAAGACGGGACTGGCCGAGCCGCAGATCGACCCGCTGCTGTTCCGCGACGTGATGGGGCACTACCCGACGGGCGTCGTGGTGGTGACCGGGCGCGACGATGACGGGGACGTCCTCGCCATGGTCGTCGGCACCTTCAGTTCGGTGTCGATGGATCCGCCGCTCGTCTCGTTCATGCCGATGAAGACATCGAAGACCTTCGAGCGGATGCGCGAATGCGACTCCCTGTGCGTCAACATCCTGTGCGGCGAACAGGAGGCCACGGTGATGACTGTCGCCCGCCGATGGGAGAACAAACTCGACGGGATCGACTGGTTCGAATCGCCGTCCGGGGATCCGGTGCTCGCCGACTCGGTGGCCTGGATCGACACGAGGATGCACGACATCGTCGAAGCCGGTGACCACTGGATCGCCCTGTGCGAGGTGGTCGACATGGCGGTCACCAACCCGGTGTCGCCGCTCATCTTCTTCCAGGGCGGCTACGGCAGCTTCGTCTGCACCTCGCTCATGGCGCGAATGGATCACGAGATCCTGCCCGCCATTCACACCGCCCACGGTGTCCGCCCCCACGTCGAGGAACTCGCCGACGACATCGGCTGCGAGGTCACCGTTTACACCACTGTCAGCGACGACGAGATGGCGACAGTACTGTCGGTGACCGCTCCGGGCATCGACCGCGAGCGCGGTCTGGCCCGACGGATCCCGATCGTCCCGCCGATCGGTGACAGCTATGTGTTCGCGCAGCCGGCGGAGGTCCAGGAGGGGTGGCTCGGGAAGCTGCGCGACGCCGATGACGCCGAGCGCAACCTCCATCGAGCCCGACTGGACTTCCTCCGGGAGCACGGGTACGCGCTGTCGTTCCTGCCCGACGTCGAGGGACAGGCCGCGTATCAGGGCATGCTCGATGCGACGCGCCAGTACGAGAAGGGGCGCCTGACCCCCGCCGAGGAGCGGCGGATCCGCCAGTCGATCCGGGATACCGCCGTCGACTACGGGATCCACAGCCTCGACGACGACGAGTCCTACGACATCGGCTCCGTGGTCCTGCCGGTTCGGGACCAGCACGGGCAGTACACGATGACGCTGCGACTCGCCCAACTCCCGAGCCGCACCTCGGGGCGGGAGATCGGCTACTGGCTCCGCCGCGCGCGCGTCGTCGTCGATCTGCTCGAGGGCGCTGCTCGGGGTGACCAGCGATGA
- a CDS encoding MFS transporter: protein MTIVTPDDSDVEQPSTTSRRIDLSRMSRRAWVITGLLVLFQIVAFADKAVLGLVSADAMPELGLSATEFGFIGSSFFFLYALVSIVVGFLAAKFPVKWILFVMALAWAVLQFPMLLGGAAAVLLVTRVLLGGAEGPATAMSLTSVHTWFAPRRRALPSNLVAIGSTLGPVIAAPVLAWVITAWGWRWAFGVLGIVGLIWMAAWLILGADGPYREQQKAETDEDSADGADAAADEVTTSAVDAQQPVVVWRAFASLCFLAAVIGGASNFWVQGFLTTWLPQYLGTVIGLSLQEVGTVTTIPWVLGALVLLGLGVLGQRMLARGHNAHRSIAIPFGAAALVAGVCFLLVQLTSGAMSVALLSLAAGCSLAYPMTASAIGYSVGTRQRPIMMATLGGVASLGAVISPSLVGWLMTRAGYVSPPKGVKPSPEMAANMADGVHLAFTITGIILLVGGALCIAFLRPERLGSALQRRYARG, encoded by the coding sequence ATGACCATCGTGACCCCGGACGACTCCGACGTCGAGCAGCCGTCGACGACGTCCCGCCGGATCGACCTGTCCCGGATGAGCAGACGCGCCTGGGTCATCACCGGCCTGCTGGTGCTCTTCCAGATCGTCGCCTTCGCCGACAAGGCCGTCCTCGGTCTCGTCTCGGCCGACGCGATGCCCGAACTCGGCCTGAGTGCCACCGAATTCGGCTTCATCGGCAGTTCGTTCTTCTTCTTGTACGCACTCGTCTCCATCGTGGTGGGCTTCCTCGCGGCCAAATTCCCGGTCAAGTGGATCCTCTTCGTCATGGCTCTGGCCTGGGCGGTCCTGCAGTTCCCGATGCTGCTCGGCGGCGCCGCCGCGGTGCTGCTCGTTACGCGCGTCCTGCTCGGTGGAGCGGAGGGGCCGGCGACTGCGATGTCGCTGACCTCGGTGCACACCTGGTTCGCGCCTCGCCGTCGTGCGCTGCCGTCGAACCTCGTCGCGATCGGGTCCACCCTGGGCCCGGTGATCGCGGCGCCGGTCCTCGCGTGGGTCATCACCGCGTGGGGATGGCGATGGGCGTTCGGCGTGCTCGGCATCGTCGGCCTCATCTGGATGGCGGCATGGCTGATCCTCGGCGCCGACGGACCCTACCGGGAACAGCAGAAGGCCGAGACCGACGAAGACTCGGCAGACGGCGCCGACGCCGCGGCGGACGAGGTCACCACGTCGGCCGTCGACGCGCAGCAGCCGGTCGTCGTCTGGCGGGCCTTCGCCAGCCTGTGCTTCCTCGCCGCGGTCATCGGCGGCGCGTCGAACTTCTGGGTTCAGGGCTTCCTCACCACCTGGCTGCCCCAGTACCTGGGGACGGTCATCGGGTTGTCGCTGCAGGAGGTCGGCACCGTCACGACGATCCCGTGGGTGCTCGGCGCCCTGGTCCTGCTCGGCCTCGGGGTCCTCGGTCAGCGGATGCTGGCGCGCGGTCACAACGCCCACCGGTCGATCGCGATTCCGTTCGGTGCCGCCGCACTGGTGGCAGGCGTCTGCTTCCTCCTGGTGCAGCTGACGTCGGGCGCGATGTCGGTGGCGCTCCTGTCGCTCGCGGCCGGCTGCAGCCTCGCCTACCCGATGACGGCGTCGGCCATCGGCTATTCGGTCGGCACCAGGCAGCGCCCCATCATGATGGCGACCCTCGGCGGCGTCGCCTCGCTGGGCGCCGTCATCTCACCGAGCCTCGTCGGCTGGTTGATGACTCGCGCCGGCTACGTCTCGCCGCCGAAGGGCGTCAAACCCAGCCCGGAGATGGCGGCCAACATGGCCGACGGCGTCCACCTCGCATTCACCATCACGGGCATCATCCTGCTGGTCGGCGGCGCACTGTGCATCGCCTTCCTGCGGCCGGAACGCCTCGGCAGCGCGCTTCAGCGACGCTACGCCCGGGGATGA
- a CDS encoding amidase, which yields MSGPIWRQSIQDQAAAVGRGEITAQQLAADVRAAIDAAEPDLRAWTELADEFPSTVGADTRPLAGVSVAVKDLIDVAGLPTRCGSAVTSAAPATADAACVTRLRELGAVIQGKTVTTEFGYFAPGPTRNPRALTHTPGGSSSGSAAAVGAGVVPLALGTQTAGSTTRPASFCGAAAMVLAHGAASLDGVAGLCESLDSLGLLTRTIADLATAYEAFSGDTRPESFAPVGEVHIWEGSGLGEFHPAMTELVARLDALVLEAGADLGDLDGDDHVRTLTEDHFTVMAYEAFGVLDPLVAQHRDRLSTQLVDLAESGRRTSADDYEAAIIRRDTSFALLRSHLSGTAGSGSVIIAGPAALGPAPEGLAATGDPILSRPWQLLGCPVVVVPGARTEAGLPLGVQLIGLPGQEWQLLEFAARLEPLLGALDPITGTSVVR from the coding sequence TTGAGCGGCCCCATCTGGCGACAGTCGATCCAGGATCAGGCGGCCGCCGTCGGCCGCGGTGAGATCACCGCGCAGCAGTTGGCCGCCGACGTCCGGGCCGCGATCGACGCGGCCGAACCAGACCTGCGAGCCTGGACCGAGCTCGCGGATGAGTTCCCGAGCACGGTCGGCGCCGACACGCGGCCGCTGGCCGGGGTGTCGGTGGCGGTGAAGGACCTCATCGACGTCGCGGGCCTGCCGACCCGCTGCGGATCCGCAGTCACCTCCGCGGCTCCTGCGACCGCCGATGCCGCATGCGTCACCAGGCTCCGCGAGCTCGGCGCCGTCATTCAGGGCAAGACCGTGACCACCGAGTTCGGCTACTTCGCGCCCGGCCCCACGCGTAATCCGCGCGCGCTGACCCACACGCCCGGCGGGTCTTCGAGCGGCTCGGCCGCGGCCGTCGGCGCCGGCGTGGTCCCCCTCGCCCTCGGCACGCAGACCGCCGGATCCACCACCCGACCGGCCTCCTTCTGCGGGGCGGCCGCCATGGTTCTCGCGCACGGCGCAGCGTCCCTCGACGGCGTCGCAGGACTGTGCGAGTCACTGGACTCGCTCGGACTCCTGACCCGGACCATCGCCGACCTCGCCACCGCGTACGAGGCGTTCTCCGGCGACACCCGTCCCGAGTCCTTCGCTCCGGTCGGCGAGGTCCATATCTGGGAGGGCAGCGGACTCGGCGAGTTCCACCCGGCGATGACCGAGCTCGTCGCGCGTCTGGACGCCCTCGTCCTGGAAGCGGGAGCCGACCTCGGCGACCTCGACGGCGACGATCACGTCCGGACGCTCACCGAGGACCACTTCACCGTGATGGCGTACGAGGCGTTCGGCGTCCTCGACCCCCTCGTCGCGCAGCATCGAGACCGGCTCAGCACCCAGCTCGTCGACCTCGCGGAGTCGGGTCGCCGGACTTCCGCCGACGACTACGAGGCCGCGATCATCCGCCGCGACACCTCCTTCGCCCTGCTGCGCAGTCACCTGTCGGGGACTGCGGGCTCCGGATCGGTGATCATCGCGGGCCCCGCCGCGCTCGGCCCCGCTCCCGAGGGACTCGCCGCGACCGGTGATCCCATCCTGAGTCGCCCCTGGCAGCTTCTCGGCTGCCCCGTGGTCGTGGTACCCGGCGCCCGCACCGAAGCCGGCCTTCCGCTCGGCGTACAGCTGATCGGGTTGCCCGGACAGGAATGGCAGCTGCTGGAGTTCGCGGCGCGACTGGAACCGCTGCTCGGCGCACTGGATCCGATCACCGGCACCAGCGTCGTCCGGTAG
- a CDS encoding response regulator transcription factor, with protein sequence MTADPLPTVYVVDDDSELCDSVDWLLGSIGIKPQICHSADEFLSLYTADHPACIVLDVRMPKMSGPRLQEQLNEIAPHVAIIFVSAHGDIRMSVSTMQAGALDFLEKPYDPQRLLDAVQSGIETATERFEAFQMHRDVERRVALLTPREREILAFVVEGLPSQNIARKLGMSVKTVDVHRTRIKSKTDADSISTLVRDILRYGVEVPVG encoded by the coding sequence ATGACAGCCGATCCGTTGCCGACGGTGTACGTCGTCGACGACGACTCCGAACTGTGCGATTCGGTGGACTGGCTGCTGGGCAGCATCGGCATCAAACCGCAGATCTGCCACAGCGCCGACGAGTTCCTCTCCCTGTACACCGCCGATCACCCGGCGTGCATCGTCCTGGACGTCCGCATGCCCAAGATGAGCGGCCCTCGACTCCAGGAGCAGCTCAACGAGATCGCCCCGCACGTGGCGATCATCTTCGTCTCCGCGCACGGCGACATCCGCATGTCGGTGTCCACGATGCAGGCCGGCGCACTCGACTTCCTCGAGAAGCCCTACGACCCGCAGCGTCTGCTGGACGCGGTGCAGAGTGGCATCGAGACCGCCACCGAGCGCTTCGAAGCCTTCCAGATGCACCGCGACGTCGAACGCCGCGTCGCGCTGCTGACCCCGCGCGAACGCGAGATCCTGGCGTTCGTCGTGGAAGGTCTGCCGAGCCAGAACATCGCCCGCAAGCTCGGCATGAGCGTGAAGACCGTCGACGTCCACCGCACCCGGATCAAGAGCAAGACCGACGCCGACAGCATCAGCACGCTGGTCCGCGACATCCTGCGGTACGGGGTGGAGGTGCCGGTCGGGTAG
- a CDS encoding SDR family NAD(P)-dependent oxidoreductase produces MTTTKTWLITGASSGLGLALTQRVLAAGDRVVATSRLGALPVQHPSLTVMRLDPADRNDCWRAVQEAHEAAGCLDVLVNNAGYGLVGATEEVSEENARAILDVDLLGPLWLTQAALPLMRAQGAGHIVQISSTGGVGAMPLLGLYNAAKWGLEGFSEALAGEVSSMGVRVTLVEVGAMNTQWATSGMQFSAPIPAYDVLRERLFGTAVVPWTSDPGATGGGSSPEAIAEGILAHVTAPEGPLRLVLGEGSADQIRMVLDQRRQDYARQPGFQVED; encoded by the coding sequence ATGACGACAACGAAGACCTGGCTCATCACCGGCGCGAGCAGCGGCCTTGGCCTTGCGTTGACCCAGCGGGTGCTGGCTGCAGGTGATCGCGTGGTGGCCACGAGCCGCCTGGGCGCGCTACCTGTGCAGCACCCGTCTTTGACCGTGATGCGGCTCGATCCAGCCGACCGGAATGACTGCTGGCGAGCAGTCCAAGAAGCTCACGAGGCCGCGGGCTGTCTCGACGTCCTGGTGAACAACGCGGGCTACGGCCTCGTCGGCGCCACCGAGGAGGTCAGCGAGGAGAATGCGAGGGCCATCCTTGACGTCGATCTTCTCGGCCCCTTGTGGCTCACACAGGCTGCGCTTCCGCTGATGCGCGCCCAAGGCGCCGGTCACATCGTGCAGATCTCGTCGACCGGCGGAGTCGGTGCCATGCCCCTGCTTGGGCTCTACAACGCCGCGAAGTGGGGCCTCGAGGGGTTCAGCGAGGCCTTGGCGGGCGAGGTCAGCTCGATGGGTGTGCGAGTCACCCTCGTCGAAGTCGGTGCCATGAATACCCAGTGGGCGACCTCGGGGATGCAGTTCAGTGCACCAATTCCCGCGTATGACGTGCTGCGCGAACGGCTCTTTGGAACCGCCGTCGTGCCCTGGACGAGCGATCCTGGGGCCACGGGCGGTGGGTCGTCGCCGGAGGCTATCGCCGAGGGGATCCTTGCCCACGTCACCGCGCCAGAGGGGCCCTTGCGGCTGGTCCTCGGCGAGGGATCTGCCGACCAGATCCGCATGGTCCTCGATCAACGCCGGCAGGACTATGCACGTCAGCCGGGATTCCAGGTCGAGGACTGA
- a CDS encoding TetR/AcrR family transcriptional regulator, whose product MARPATAARVFAAVLRLAERGGPNALTMEGIAAEACVGKQTLYRTWPSIHALLFDALATESVVSEPVGSDPELFEALKATSAELAAEPRVSLLRMLAAEVQSDEVVARQFHSALLQPQQQQFARVVAADGFDNPERATELLLAPLLFRWFLRLPPLTDGELADHIETVRRLHRPG is encoded by the coding sequence ATGGCCCGCCCTGCCACCGCCGCGCGCGTCTTCGCCGCCGTCCTGCGCCTCGCCGAGCGCGGCGGCCCGAATGCCCTCACCATGGAAGGCATCGCAGCGGAAGCCTGCGTCGGAAAGCAAACGCTCTACCGCACATGGCCATCGATCCATGCACTCCTGTTTGACGCCCTCGCGACGGAATCTGTGGTGTCCGAACCCGTCGGCAGCGACCCTGAGCTTTTCGAAGCGCTGAAGGCGACCAGCGCCGAACTGGCGGCAGAACCGCGAGTCTCACTGCTGCGGATGCTGGCCGCCGAGGTCCAGAGCGACGAGGTGGTCGCACGTCAGTTCCACTCCGCCCTTCTTCAGCCTCAGCAGCAGCAGTTCGCTCGGGTGGTTGCCGCTGACGGCTTCGACAATCCCGAGCGAGCTACGGAGCTTCTTCTGGCTCCCCTCCTGTTCCGATGGTTTCTCCGACTGCCTCCCCTAACCGACGGTGAGCTGGCAGACCACATCGAAACCGTTCGACGCCTACACCGGCCCGGTTGA
- a CDS encoding PDR/VanB family oxidoreductase — MALIDVVVSRIVEETPTVKTFYLTEPDGTPIGSYSPGAHIDVVGPTAITRQYSLCSRPDGQESFAVAVKREEASRGGSAALHDLKVGDALQISEPRNLLAIDQDATHHVLIAAGIGITPMLSMARYMDVNDIPFDLHYFARTEEDAAFLPLLRDRCPEKLHANLGVSRDRQADLLDEAFTAMPAGAHVYVCGPQGFMDKVVELAEKHVPADAVHFEAFHATDQPDAAENTAFEVELEGETYEVPADKSIAEVLVENGADIDTSCEEGICGTCIMQVICGTPEHRDNVLTKSEKESGELITVCVSRTRDPKLVLDYY, encoded by the coding sequence ATGGCACTCATCGACGTCGTCGTGTCCCGCATCGTGGAGGAGACTCCGACGGTCAAGACGTTCTATCTGACCGAGCCGGACGGCACGCCCATCGGGTCGTACTCGCCGGGCGCGCACATCGACGTCGTCGGGCCGACCGCGATCACCCGGCAGTACTCGCTGTGCAGTCGACCGGACGGCCAGGAGTCGTTCGCCGTCGCGGTCAAACGCGAGGAGGCCTCGCGCGGCGGTTCCGCGGCGCTGCACGATCTGAAGGTCGGCGACGCCCTCCAGATCAGTGAGCCGCGGAACCTCCTCGCGATCGATCAGGACGCGACACACCACGTCCTGATCGCCGCGGGGATCGGCATCACGCCGATGCTCAGCATGGCGCGCTACATGGACGTCAACGACATCCCCTTCGACCTGCACTACTTCGCCCGCACCGAGGAGGACGCGGCGTTCCTTCCGCTCCTGCGCGACCGCTGCCCCGAGAAGCTGCACGCCAACCTCGGTGTCAGCCGCGACCGGCAGGCGGACTTGCTGGACGAGGCGTTCACCGCGATGCCGGCCGGCGCACACGTCTACGTCTGCGGGCCGCAGGGCTTCATGGACAAGGTCGTCGAGCTCGCCGAGAAGCACGTCCCGGCCGACGCCGTCCACTTCGAGGCCTTCCACGCGACCGACCAACCCGACGCCGCCGAGAACACGGCCTTCGAGGTGGAGCTCGAAGGGGAGACGTACGAGGTGCCCGCGGACAAGAGCATCGCCGAGGTCCTGGTGGAGAACGGCGCCGACATCGACACGTCGTGCGAGGAGGGCATCTGCGGGACCTGCATCATGCAGGTGATCTGCGGCACCCCCGAGCACCGTGACAACGTCCTGACGAAGTCGGAGAAGGAGTCCGGTGAGCTGATCACCGTCTGCGTCTCCCGGACCCGCGACCCAAAGCTGGTGCTCGATTACTACTGA
- a CDS encoding SDR family NAD(P)-dependent oxidoreductase has protein sequence MGEHIARRLHADGRRVVLADIAVDQAEQIAKDLSPDGATAVAMDLDVAHRDSFVDALAQIRERWGTPTIVVNNAARTQAADLMTLDEDSFNSVLNTNVNSIFFGCQVFGAAMAEEGFGRIVNMASLAGQNGGTATGAHYAASKGAILTTTKVFARELASAGVTVNAIAPGPHDLPVVKATVPPDKLAAVVAGIPVGKLGDAAFIADTVALLAADNAYFVTGACWDVNGGLYVR, from the coding sequence ATGGGCGAGCACATCGCGCGTCGCCTGCACGCGGACGGTCGTCGGGTGGTGCTCGCCGACATCGCGGTGGATCAGGCCGAGCAGATCGCGAAAGACCTGTCGCCGGACGGCGCCACCGCAGTCGCCATGGATCTCGACGTCGCGCACCGCGACAGCTTCGTCGACGCCCTCGCGCAGATCCGCGAGCGCTGGGGCACCCCGACGATCGTCGTCAACAACGCCGCGCGCACCCAGGCCGCGGACTTGATGACGCTCGACGAGGACTCGTTCAACTCGGTCCTGAACACCAACGTCAACAGCATCTTCTTCGGCTGCCAGGTGTTCGGTGCCGCGATGGCGGAGGAGGGGTTCGGACGCATCGTCAACATGGCCTCCCTCGCCGGCCAGAACGGCGGCACCGCGACCGGCGCGCACTATGCCGCCTCGAAGGGCGCCATCCTGACCACCACCAAGGTGTTCGCCCGCGAACTCGCTTCGGCGGGCGTCACGGTCAATGCCATCGCCCCCGGCCCGCACGACCTCCCGGTCGTCAAGGCCACCGTCCCGCCCGACAAGCTCGCGGCGGTCGTGGCGGGCATCCCGGTCGGGAAGCTCGGCGACGCCGCCTTCATCGCCGACACGGTCGCACTGCTCGCGGCCGACAACGCCTACTTCGTGACCGGTGCCTGCTGGGACGTCAACGGCGGACTGTACGTGCGCTGA